The DNA segment TGCCGTGGGTGAAGGCTGGATGGATGTCAGCCAACCTTCGCTTGAACATGTCTATCAAGCTTCAACCCTAGACAGCGTTAGTGAACGCGAGCGTTTGACGCAGGCCTTGGAAGAGGCGGCGGCAGAATTTCGTCGCTTCAGCAAACGTTTTACGGCTAACTCGCAGAAAGATAGCGCGGCCATCTTCGATCTCTATTCGCATCTGATCAATGACGCGCGGCTTAAACGCGAGCTCATGAATGAGATCGACGCAGGATCCGTCGCTGAATGGGCAGTCAAACAGGTGATTGAGCGTTTCGCCGAACAGTTTGCCAGCTTGCAAGATCCTTATATGCGCGAGCGCGCCAGTGATTTGCGTGCGCTTGGGCAACGTTTGCTTTTCCATCTCGATGATAACGCGACCGGCATTAACCAATGGCCAGAGCGTTTTATTCTGGTTGCCGATGAACTCACCGCGACGCTTTTAGCTGAGGTTCCGCAGGAGCGGATGCTTGGCGTGGTGGTACGTGACGGTGCGGCAAACTCACATGCCGCCATTCTGGTACGCGCCATGGGCGTGCCGACGGTGATGGGGGCTGATATACAGCCTGCGTTATTGCATGAGCGTCAGCTGATTGTTGATGGCTATCGCGGTGAGGTGTTGGTGGCACCGGATCCTGTGTTGGTGCATGAATATCAGCGCTTGGTGAGTGAAGAGATCGCGCTCAGCAAAATGGCGGAAGACGACGCCGAAAAACCCGCGCAGCTCAAAAGCGGTGAACGCGTGCAGGTTATGCTCAACGCCGGTTTGAGCGCGGAGCATGAGCAACGCCAAGATAGCCGTGTTGATGGGGTTGGCTTATACCGCACTGAAATACCGTTCATGTTGCAAAGCGGTTTCCCATCGGAAGAAGAGCAGGTTGCGCAATATCAAGGGATGCTGCAAATCAATCCCAATAAGCCCGTAACGCTACGCACGCTGGATATTGGTGCGGATAAACAGCTGCCCTATATGCCGATCAGCGAAGAGAATCCAAGCCTTGGATGGCGCGGGATTAGGATCACGCTCGATCAGCCAGAGATCTTCTTGGTTCAGGTCCGTGCGATGCTGCGTGCTAACGCGGCCAGCGGCAATTTAAACATTTTGCTGCCGATGGTCACCAGTCTTAGCGAAGTGGATGAGGCAAAACGCCTGATTGAGCGAGCAGGTCGCGAAGTGGAAGAGATGATTGGCTATGCGCTGCCGAAGCCGCGTATTGGCGTCATGCTTGAAGTTCCCTCACTGATTTTCTTGCTGCCGTTTTTGGCCGAGCGCGTAGATTTCATCTCTGTGGGCACCAACGATTTAACCCAATATTTGCTGGCGGTTGACCGTAATAATACGCGGGTAGCATCGCTCTATGACAGCCTGCATCCGGCTATGTTGCGCGTACTCAACCAAGTGGTTAATGAGTGTGATCGTCTGAATTTACCGATTAGCGTATGTGGTGAAATGGCGGGTGATCCTATGGGCGCGCTGTTATTGATCGGTATGGGCTATCGAAACCTCAGCATGAATGGTCACAGCGTTCCTCGCATAAAATATCTGCTGCGAACGATTGAGCTGGAAGATGCGCGCTTTTTAGTTCAGCGAGTGCTGGAAAATCAAATGTCGACTGAAGTTCGTCATCTCACCGCTGCTTTTATGGAAAGGCGTGGGCTGGGTGGCTTAATTCGCGGTGGCTTGTAATTATTTTGTTTTATTTTCCAACTATTGCTTATGAATAATCCTAAACTATTCACGGTGATGAGTTCTTCTTATACGGATCTGATAAAGAGAAATCTGTATAACGCAGTAATTTTCCCTTGAGTGTGGAGTCTCACTAAAAGTTGTGGGATGATTGTGCGGTTTTTCAGGGGGCGTGAATGGGTAAACTAACGCTATTATTATTGATACTGTTGGGCTGGCTGCAATATTCATTGTGGATCGGCAAGAATGGTATCCATGATTATGTGCGCGTAAAAGAAGATGTTGCGAGTCAGCAGGCTAATAATGGCAAGCTGAAGTCT comes from the Hafnia alvei genome and includes:
- the ptsP gene encoding phosphoenolpyruvate--protein phosphotransferase; translation: MLTRLREIVEKVAAATSLTDALEVLVDETCQAMDTEVCSIYLADNDRQCYYLMATRGLKKPRGRVVTLAFDEGIVGLVGRLAEPINLADAPSHPSFKYVPKVKEERYRAFLGVPMIYRRQLLGVLAVQQRESRQFNETEESFLVTLATQLAGILSQTQLNGLFGKLRQSRIRAIAASPGIAVGEGWMDVSQPSLEHVYQASTLDSVSERERLTQALEEAAAEFRRFSKRFTANSQKDSAAIFDLYSHLINDARLKRELMNEIDAGSVAEWAVKQVIERFAEQFASLQDPYMRERASDLRALGQRLLFHLDDNATGINQWPERFILVADELTATLLAEVPQERMLGVVVRDGAANSHAAILVRAMGVPTVMGADIQPALLHERQLIVDGYRGEVLVAPDPVLVHEYQRLVSEEIALSKMAEDDAEKPAQLKSGERVQVMLNAGLSAEHEQRQDSRVDGVGLYRTEIPFMLQSGFPSEEEQVAQYQGMLQINPNKPVTLRTLDIGADKQLPYMPISEENPSLGWRGIRITLDQPEIFLVQVRAMLRANAASGNLNILLPMVTSLSEVDEAKRLIERAGREVEEMIGYALPKPRIGVMLEVPSLIFLLPFLAERVDFISVGTNDLTQYLLAVDRNNTRVASLYDSLHPAMLRVLNQVVNECDRLNLPISVCGEMAGDPMGALLLIGMGYRNLSMNGHSVPRIKYLLRTIELEDARFLVQRVLENQMSTEVRHLTAAFMERRGLGGLIRGGL